A single Chloroflexota bacterium DNA region contains:
- a CDS encoding DUF2227 family putative metal-binding protein, with product MPGFWGHTLGSGVAATATTAYMVYDHWSSSDILVVNAGIALATFVLSPDMDLFNSRPNQGWGVLRIFWWPYSKLVKHRDRLHIPVIGTTARFLYTALILSVFIILFRYIFRRIGLQIDFDFEGDRADMIYNLLFLVDVYVGAVIADATHYVLDIVTTEIKMSGRLRRPRQASGLEHEENHQHGADEWNRNWQNSKNDWRR from the coding sequence ATGCCCGGTTTTTGGGGTCACACGCTCGGCAGTGGCGTCGCGGCGACAGCAACGACCGCCTACATGGTGTACGATCATTGGTCTTCATCCGATATTCTCGTCGTCAATGCCGGCATCGCGCTCGCCACGTTCGTCCTATCGCCGGATATGGACTTGTTCAATTCGCGACCGAACCAGGGCTGGGGCGTCTTGCGGATCTTCTGGTGGCCCTACTCGAAACTCGTCAAGCATCGCGACCGCTTGCACATCCCGGTCATCGGCACGACTGCGCGATTTTTGTACACCGCATTGATTCTCAGCGTCTTTATCATCCTCTTCCGCTATATTTTCCGGCGCATCGGTTTGCAAATTGATTTCGATTTCGAAGGCGACCGCGCGGATATGATTTACAATCTACTTTTTCTGGTGGATGTGTACGTCGGCGCGGTCATTGCTGACGCGACGCATTATGTTCTCGACATCGTGACGACGGAAATCAAAATGAGCGGACGTTTGCGCCGACCGCGTCAGGCGTCTGGATTAGAACACGAAGAAAATCACCAACATGGAGCAGATGAATGGAACAGAAATTGGCAGAACTCAAAAAACGATTGGCGACGGTAA